atttgattCATTTCGTTTAAAGACTTTGGGTTGCATAACAATATTGATAAGGGAAGAGATAAATTATTCTCATACAATGATAATCCATGAAGGTACGTCTAGATGGACAAATGTGGTAAAGAACTTTGAGAATTGGTCTAGATGGACAAATGTGGTAAAGAACTTTGAGAATTCTACCAATTAAAGTTTGTGTTGCTCATAATTTATAAAGAAGATGATGGAGTTGGTAAATGCTTGGGTTTCTTGTAgtgttaattttgtttttgtttactttctATTTGTCCATTTCATCAATAATGttacttttcttaattattttgtacgTTTATATTATACATTATATAAGGATGAATTGTGTTATGAGACCTCATAGTCATAAATTCCATGTAGTGTACTATTTATTATCCTGTGATTACTTACTCCTCtctttcataataattatttttctcattttctatttttaaaatttcttcttgttttctcattatttgtttctacgtttttaacaacttttaaattcgAGTCAAATCTTGTAAAcgaaattatttctttctaattttaaaaaatggactatgtttttctaaacggttttaattttttttaaaaatataacaaattgacataatatttaatatttatagaacaatttcgaaaCTGGAAAAAACTCATAGGCCACGATggaaaatacataaaataccTCAGTCAACACACAAAAAAACTCATAGGCCACGATggaaaatacataaaataccTCAGTCAACACACAATTAATTGGTCACTTGCTTGCGTAATATATTcggtacatgatcgtttagatttggatagcCAAACCTACATGATTATTTCTTCAAGATTCTTGTTACAGGATCGCTTAGATTtggaccatttttttttctagatttttGATACACACgttcgtttagatttgactatctaaatctaaacgatattttTCCAATATTCCAACGatgtttttttcaagatcttaaatcaaataacactctgaaaaaaatacaaaatttgtgattgattaaaaacaaatatcatgatttcaaaaaatataaaagaaaaattatagaagaaaagtagaaagacgatggaaaagaaaagaaaaactgcagaagaagaagagaaaaaataaggaTAAAAGTGAactatttaaacaaaattgtcGGCttcataagtttttttattttgttaccgGGAATAGAAtatttggtgttttgttatatttataaaaattaatctttataaaacatattttaataaagtaagaaaactacaaaatcaattttttgcaagcttaatttttagagaaacatgaaactataaacaaaatagtgAACTAGGGAACTAAATGTTGGTGTATGTTTGATTAGATTAACAATGTCCAAGACcccatttgataaaaaattggtttttatttCACAAATCTCACTTTTGTTAATCATTTTTGAAGATTTcttgccattttttttctctataattCGTTTAAGATTTCAGCTATTGTACTTTAAAATAATGCATGACATTGTAGGTATACGAGAAGAAAtagacttcttttttttagaaaacgaAAGGCTTACAAAAGAAGATTTAATAAtctaataattagaaaaaagctattttgaaatcaaacctaaaaaaccaaaagattaGAGTAGAAAatgtttaacaaaatatgaaagtaGACAATAACAACAATCTTAAAGTAAACTTGAAGCAAATTAATAAACACAATGTCTTAATGAAGTGAACTATGTTAAATTAGAAGTATAGTTtcatgtttcatttttaattttttattatttaaaataaatgttaaattcctttgtgtaaattaaaaaaaagaaaaaaaagaagaagcttttcaaaacaatatatatgttttctaataaaaaattcaaaactcaaCTAGTGTTTTTTAGTAGGAATTGAGGTGGGGATTTAAAGATtatcaataaacaaacaagaaacataaaaaatcaTACCAATTACgaaattagttttcataaacttaagatttaaaaacaaaaaaaaacaaaaaggaaaagaaaaaagtggaaGATATACATAGTTTGTGAAGAGAAGTAGGCATGGAACACATACCAATTAATGcttaaacaaatttacattgaaaataaaacaacaagaaaaagaaaaaagaagaaacaaaataaaggtTAAAAAGACCTCATAATCTGAAACCTCTCTGCTTCTCTCTGTCTTTTTGTTCTTGCAATTTCATCTTTCTTAAGCTATGAGTTCCAAAGACCTGTCTTTAAACGCCATTGTTACATAAAGtcgaagaagaggaagaaggaaaaaaaaaccaaaaacaagaaaaggaaaaagaaaaatggaaggattagACATTGGAGATAGAAACGAAGGTTACGTAGAGAGAGTGGAGAGAGAGTGAAATCTGTTCTTTTTACCTCCGGAAAGAGTATTGGGAAACTAAAATCCCAAGTCAGAGAGCAATAATGAAAACTCTGATTCTCTATTGCTTCTTcttacaaatacaaaataacaattctctctctctcactctctgttgtagtagtagtagtagtagtaggaCTGATACGCTATCCTGTTCttaaaaagatacatcaaaaGATTTCCATCCACTGCACTGCgattgctttctttttctctcttcttcttctgcttcttctctttctctccccAGAAATTGCTTTCAATTCCTTTGCTTTTTTACTTGTTTCTTATCTGTGAAAGAGAAAGATAAAAGTTGGGGGTTGTTTGTTATTTCAAGCAACTATGCAGAGCTTTGAAAACCCAGAGCAGTTCTATgcccattcttcttcttcttcaatctttcTTCGGTACcttataattttcttcattctctttaatggggttttttttttctaaaacaaattgttTATTAACTTCCATGGCGGCTCTCTgttttttgtcattaaaaCAGGGGAGATGATAGTGGAAGATTTCATACGCGTTTTCTTCCGGATATTGAGGAACTTCAACAATCCGCTGTTGCTATTGCTGCTTTTCATCAAGATGATGCTGTTGATTTAAGCTCAAgtaattctctctctctctctccctctctctctctctgctcTAACTACTACCTTctgattttaaaatgattttttttataggctCTGTTTTCGGTTTAAAATCGACCCACAATACAGCTTTTCCAATCCACCTACCGTACGGGgtatttcattcatttccttttctttgtactattttcttttattgaactCATGAGGCTTAATTGttgttgggtttttttttttttttttgaacgCTTGTGAAGAACACGGATGTGGTTTCCATAGGACGAACGGGGTATTTAGATACAGGACAGGAATTGATGCGGTTGAAAAGGGTGGCTCCGCCGCATTCGCTAGCGGTGACGGTCGCAGCTTCGTCATCGTTGGGAAACGGGAGCTTTGAGAACTGGGGAGAGTCAGCCATGGCAGATAATAGCCAACAGACTGACACTTCCACAGACATCGACAATGATGAAAGAAACCAGGTCTGCTTAaattcaaagaagaaaaagaaaaacttcagGGTTTGTGagattattattcttttctctcttcgaAGTTTCTTATGGTGATttgttttgtgtgtgttttttctttagttccaAGGAGCTGTACATGGAGCTCTCATGGCGGTGGACTCCATGGATCAATCTAAAGCAAAATCTGCAGATCAAAAGGTTATTTTCTAAAGCTATGTCCttcctttgtttttcatttttcaccaATTTAGTTCTTAATAACTTTGATATGTAACCATTGAAATTTTTATCAGACTCTTCGTCGACTTGCTCAGAATCGAGAAGCAGCGAGGAAGAGTCGACTGAGGAAGAAAGTAatgctttttttcttcatttctctgtttttcaCCATCTTTGCAAAATCATATTCTTTAATATCAGTTTAGGATCGTCATAGTATGGTTGCAGTTAGAAACTTAAATCACTTAAAAGTCTTGGGCTTAGAGGGGTGGGCCATGAGTATAATGCAAGAAGTGGGGAATGATATTCAGATAATGAGAAAAGGCAATCATTTGAGCATATGAAGAAATGTGGAAATTCTTTTGGATTAGTATCAAGGTTTTGCTTTTTGTATGGTGATCTAATGTAGTCATTTAGGATTGTGATGTCTTGAGTTGATGAAGGGaatatattttgaacatttttaggttttggttttggataGGCATATGTCCAGCAGCTGGAAAATAGTAGACAGAGGCTTGCGCAGCTAGAGCAGGATCTTCATCGAGCACGTCAACAGGTGCTTGGCTGACCAAGACTTCCccaattttgttgtttatttttcttgtaaagTCTCTACTTTCCCCGAGTATGGgaaatttattatgtttgattGATAGCAGGGCATTTTTGTGGCTTCTGGGGTAGGAGACCATTGTGCATCGATGGCAGGAAATGGTACACAAAGAAGAATtgatttttatcaatatatgtTTAGTTTGTTGTAATATGAGCTGCTGGATGGATCAGTGGTGTTGTTTTGTAATATCGTTCTTATTCTTAGGTGCCTTGGCATTTGATCTTGACTATGCACGTTGGCTTGATGAGCATCAACGGCTTATCAATGATTTGAGAGCTTTGGCAAATTCTCAGCTTGGGGACGACGAATTGAGATTTCTTGTTGATGGGGTGATGACACATTATGATGAACTCTTTAGGCTGAAAAGTGTAGGCGCTAAGGCCGACGTATTCCACATTCTATCGGGGATGTGGAAAACCCCTGCTGAGAGGTGTTTCATGTGGCTGGGAGGATTTCGTTCGTCTGAGCTTCTAAAGGTAGAGTCGTTGCATGAGCTTGAGATTTAACTTCACTTTTTGATTGAAATATGTATCTAGTTGTGTTTTAGTTTAACTCACTTCCTGCCCTGGGCATTTGAATTATGCAGATAGTAGGGAGCCATTTGGAGCCTTTAACAGATCAACAATTGATGGGTATATGCAATTTGCAGCAATCTTCTCAACAAGCTGAAGATGCGTTGTCACAAGGCATTGAAGCTTTGCAACAATCTCTTGTAGAAACTCTTTCCTCTGCTTCTTTAGGGCCAGCCAGTTCTGGAAATGTCGCTGATTACATGGGCCAAATGGCGATTGCAATGAGCAAGCTAACTACGCTTGAGAACTTTCTACATCAGGTAAAAGCTTCAACCTGTTCGATTCAACTTGTAGCATGTCAAAACCATGTGATGTATGAGTACGTCTTCTCTTCTAGGCTGATCTTCTGAGGCAGCAAACACTCCAACAGATGCATCGGATATTAACTACTCGTCAAGCTGCACGAGCGTTACTTGTGATCAGTGATTACATTTCACGTCTTCGAGCTCTCAGTTCTCTTTGGTTAGCACGACCAAAGGAGTGATATCTAGCTTAGACATATCGACACTCAGACTAAGGAGCATTGTCAGAGGCAATCTACAGCAAGAACCCAATTTCTGCTGCTGTTTGTTGTGTTTTATCCCAGAAAGAGCTAGGAAGTTGAAGccttttttctctcaattggTTTCCACTTTGTTCCGTTCCCGAACAAGTgtctattttttgttttgttttatctttcatATAATTTTCTGGATGCTTAGTTTGGTATGGTTTGATAGAAGATTAATTTAGTCGTATCTATATTAGTTCTTTTAtgtattttcctttctaaaatCTAAGATCCCAAAGCTCAGACGCTAGGAGCTTGCTTGTaaaaaaatgacttatttgacattcaaatgaatattaaactaatttgGCTAATAGATCTTTTGAAATTCATGGTTAAAGGACTCTCTCGACTTTACGTACGCACTGGCTAACTGCTATGGTCTTCAACTTAAAAATCAGTAAAATTACCAATGAATCAGAGACAGTATTATgtgatatttatatttctaatcCCAAATATGAGTTCACAATGAAGATAAGAACATCAAACAACATAATGTATAATCAGCTCCTTAGAGAAGGTGGAAAACTTCTCCCCGATAAAAAGCCCCAAGCAGCCTttgctacaaaaaaaaaaaaaaaaaaaaaaaacctattttcCAAATTCAATCTTCTAAAGTTGGATAACCCCTCAATGAAGTCCATTATCCAATCTTCTAAAATCATTTCAAGAAGAGTAAAGGTTGCGATAAACCATTTGGTGACAatgcttttgttttattacGTTGGCAAATTTCACAAAGTTTCTCATATTTCTTCACATCGGCTTTCATTCCTCGTAGCTCTTCATTAATCATTTTATAAGTTCTTAGGAATTATGAATGACCCTCTAACACTCAATCATGGTTACATGTGCAACAAAGAAGGTTTGAGAGAAGAATCCTAGGATATTATCAATATGCTTTTATACCACAATTTGTCATCCTTCTACTAGAAATTCGCCCTTCCTTCTGGATCCTTTTTAAGTGTTTCTATGATTTTTGACAGCTCCTCATCCCGTTCTACTTCTCTTAAAACCACTTCTACATCCACCAACCACAGTGTAGTCATAATAGCCAATTATGCTTGATGGTTAATTCTAGACCGCGCATCTGCTATCTTATTGTGTAATCCCAGTTGGTagaaaatctcaaaatcatACTCTAATAGTTTCATAAGCCATTTTTGGAACTTGGACTCGACTTCTCGCTGCTCAATCAGAAATTTCCACAccttctaattagaaattacCTTCAATTTTCATACCAATAAGTAGTAATGTCATCTCTACACATCCATTACTATAGCCATAAGTTCCCTCTCATAAATGGATTTGGCTTCGGAATGGGGGGCTAATTTCTGGTTGTAGTATGCTATTGGTTTGCCATCTTGAGATAACACTACTCCAAGGGCGAATCCCGAGGCATCTGTCTCTATCACAAATGGTAATGAAAAGTTTGATAGAGCTAAAATTGGAACATAAATCATGACCCTCTTGAGCTCTTTGAAAGCATAAGTAGCTTCATCATCCCATTGGaaagcatattttttttttgtaggagCTTGGTAGGGGAATTGCAATTTCGCTATAGTTTTTAACAaacattttgtaatattttgtcGACCCAAAAAATACCATAAGTTCTGTCACATCTTTCAGCCCCAACCCAGTTGGCCATCGCCTTGATCTTTTCTCCCTTGGCTTCCACCCATTTGCTTGATATCCAAAGCCCGAAATATTGTATCCTCAAGTGCCCGAAAACACATTTCTTCCCATTagcaaacaattttttattcattagagTATTAAAAACAACTACCAAATGCTTCTCCTATGTGGTTACATCTGCACTATAGACTAATATATCGTCAAAGAAAACCAGAACAAATTGACGAAGGAAAGGTAAAAGAATCTGATTCATTAATGATTGGAGTGTGGCTGGGGCATTAGTTAATCCAAACGGCATCACCAATAATTTGTAATGACCCTCATGTGTATGGAAAGCTATATTTTCTATGTCTTTCTCTTGCATCCAGATCTGGTGGTAGCCTAATCAAAggtctaattttgaaaatacaacaCCATCCTGAAGTTCATCCAACAGTTCCTCGATCACTGGAATAGGAAATTTATTGGTGATTGTGACTTGATTCAATTTTTGGTAATCTACACACCTACCATCCTTCTTTTAACTAACACATGGCTCAAATAAGGGCTTCTATTTGGTTGAATTACTTTGCTTCCAGCATTTCTGTTAccaactttttaatttcttccttttgaaCATACTGATATTTGTAGGGTCTCACATTGATGGATCTTCGCCCCTCCATGGTGAGTATGCGGTGGTCTATTGCTCTTTTCGATGGTAGTCCCTTGGGTTCCTTAAATATATCCATTTATGATTTTAACAAAGTGTGGATCATACGAGAGTCTTCTTCAatccctttctcttcttttttgctATCGGTTATCACTACAAGGATCTGGTTACAGTACCCCAAGCATGTTTACAGTCTATAATGTACCCCAAGCGTGTTTATAGTCCTCTCTATGCTCGACTCATCTCCTTGATCATCTTCCCCATCTCTACAATTTTTCGATCATGCCCCTTCCTTATTCGTTGTTCTTCAATCAAACGGTTAGCATTTTCAAGGCTAGCCTTTAGTTCACTAACCTCTCTAAAGTATATCTGTTGGTTTTAAGAGGAGAAAGAACTGGAAGGAAAGCTATTTCGGGACTTAGGCTTGTGGCCCTAACCAAGATCTTTTGAGTAACTCGATCGCCTACCCAAAATGGTCTTGCATATCTCGTCCCTAGAGGTGGTTAAGAACCCTCTTGGGTTGGCTGAGACTGGAGTTCCAACATTTCATTGTGTACAATGCAAGTTGAAAGTtgtgagatgatgaaaattaaaatagaaagtacaataaaaagttttcataaacttaCATGCGTATCCGCTGCTGCCTGTTAAATGAACTTGTTAGTCCTACTGGCATGTGTTTCTCTAAACAACTCAACATGGTCCATTGGATTCACTTTTGTGGTTGTAATGCTGCTTTGCTCTAGCAAACCTCAAGATTAAGTGTCGTCTTTGGCGTTTAATGCGCCAAGGATACTCAAAGTCATATTGTGTCTCGCATAGCAAGCAATGGCTTATACATGGTAGGTGTCTTTAATTATTGCTACCCTGAACTTCGTGtctttaattattgaaatttttagttCGTTTACTATTCGTTGGTGAATGAAGTTATGAGTTCCTCACTATCGATCAATAAAACTATACTCCTTCCTTGAATTTCTCCCCTCAATTGAATGATCCCCTTCTAAAAAAATCCCATAACCATCCACAAGGAAATCTTCGCTTCTTCATTGATTTCCATGGCCTTCAAATCTACCGTTTTGATCTCCAGGTTTTCGGTTTCCCCCAATTATTATGTTTCCTCTTTTTCGTTCATTATAAAATCACTAACTCATGATTTTCTCGGACCTTGCATATATGGTTGTAGGAGTATTTTCGTTGCATCTAAAACAAAACCCCTTTTCGAGTCTTGCTCTGAATCCGTTATTGTAGAGTCACTTTAGTAGTGGTTCTTTCTTCATATAATTGTCGAGTATTGGAATGGTGATATGTCAAACATTCCCCTCAAAACCCTTAGGTCTACCTTTGTCGATCGTGATGAATGAGTCCATCAACACACTCTTTGGCATCTTCGGCAAGGGTGcttaataatttagaaatttctttaaatatttcgAGTAAGTACCATCTTGTTGGATTCTGATAAGTCTCGCCCCTAAACTCTGTTCTCTAGTGGGCTGTAAATGTTCGAACACCTGCTATTTAATATCATCCCACGATACCCCTTTCTTTCTGTTATTACTCcaacaaaactaattaacttcGTCTTGCGCAAAGCTAAAGACCGCAACTTTCACATTTTCCCCGTCTGATAgctcatttattttaaaaaatgttcagcTCTATACACCCAACTTTTTTGACTTTTCCCCGTGGATATTGGCATCTTTAACTTCTTGTATTTGTTTCAGTCAAATGATCCTCTTTCCAGGGTAGTCGTTGCCTCAACTTCTTCTATTTTCCCTTTCATCTTGTAGTTAGAACCATCTAACGTGCCTGATTCCTCCATTCTTTTGCTACTACTATTTTATTGCATCTTATTAGTAAGACTTTCCACACTCATTTTCAAGGCAAGGATCATCTCCTTGATTCCCAACATCTTCTCATGGCT
This DNA window, taken from Cucumis sativus cultivar 9930 chromosome 6, Cucumber_9930_V3, whole genome shotgun sequence, encodes the following:
- the LOC101210308 gene encoding transcription factor TGA2.3 isoform X1, whose amino-acid sequence is MQSFENPEQFYAHSSSSSIFLRGDDSGRFHTRFLPDIEELQQSAVAIAAFHQDDAVDLSSSSVFGLKSTHNTAFPIHLPYGNTDVVSIGRTGYLDTGQELMRLKRVAPPHSLAVTVAASSSLGNGSFENWGESAMADNSQQTDTSTDIDNDERNQFQGAVHGALMAVDSMDQSKAKSADQKTLRRLAQNREAARKSRLRKKAYVQQLENSRQRLAQLEQDLHRARQQQGIFVASGVGDHCASMAGNGALAFDLDYARWLDEHQRLINDLRALANSQLGDDELRFLVDGVMTHYDELFRLKSVGAKADVFHILSGMWKTPAERCFMWLGGFRSSELLKIVGSHLEPLTDQQLMGICNLQQSSQQAEDALSQGIEALQQSLVETLSSASLGPASSGNVADYMGQMAIAMSKLTTLENFLHQADLLRQQTLQQMHRILTTRQAARALLVISDYISRLRALSSLWLARPKE
- the LOC101210308 gene encoding transcription factor TGA2.3 isoform X2, giving the protein MQSFENPEQFYAHSSSSSIFLRGDDSGRFHTRFLPDIEELQQSAVAIAAFHQDDAVDLSSSSVFGLKSTHNTAFPIHLPYGNTDVVSIGRTGYLDTGQELMRLKRVAPPHSLAVTVAASSSLGNGSFENWGESAMADNSQQTDTSTDIDNDERNQFQGAVHGALMAVDSMDQSKAKSADQKTLRRLAQNREAARKSRLRKKAYVQQLENSRQRLAQLEQDLHRARQQGIFVASGVGDHCASMAGNGALAFDLDYARWLDEHQRLINDLRALANSQLGDDELRFLVDGVMTHYDELFRLKSVGAKADVFHILSGMWKTPAERCFMWLGGFRSSELLKIVGSHLEPLTDQQLMGICNLQQSSQQAEDALSQGIEALQQSLVETLSSASLGPASSGNVADYMGQMAIAMSKLTTLENFLHQADLLRQQTLQQMHRILTTRQAARALLVISDYISRLRALSSLWLARPKE